The following are from one region of the Bactrocera oleae isolate idBacOlea1 chromosome 6, idBacOlea1, whole genome shotgun sequence genome:
- the LOC138857909 gene encoding THO complex protein 7-like, with product MSNCVMNISADKLNNFIQQSASIEESLELAKRGTEQIRNEIELLKQIQKFHEEYDYLTNALNDKARSKSEITTLKRELFTLVRKRIQLLRIFNKHCDDFKSDMKLMRQLQSSNDFQYEVGDGGSECDDADDINEQVGIRNTTERETWCSENWFSPRSSCTTFV from the coding sequence atgaGTAATTGTGTAATGAATATAAGTGCGGATAAATTAAACAACTTCATCCAACAATCCGCATCAATTGAGGAATCACTAGAACTAGCCAAAAGAGGAACCgaacaaataagaaatgaaattgaattgtTGAAACAGATACAAAAGTTTCATGAGGAATACGACTATCTAACGAATGCGTTGAATGACAAAGCGAGATCAAAATCTGAAATTACCACACTTAAAAGGGAACTCTTCACTTTAGTGCGGAAACGAATACAACTGCTTCGTATTTTCAACAAACATTGCGACGATTTCAAATCGGACATGAAGTTGATGCGCCAATTGCAATCATCAAATGACTTTCAATATGAGGTCGGGGATGGCGGAAGCGAATGTGATGATGCCGATGATATAAACGAGCAGGTCGGTATTCGCAACACAACGGAAAGGGAAACGTGGTGCAGTGAAAATTGGTTTTCTCCACGCTCTTCGTGTACTACTTTTGTTTAG